The following proteins are encoded in a genomic region of Balneola vulgaris DSM 17893:
- a CDS encoding outer membrane beta-barrel protein: MLKRLFTLFALVLFTSPVFAQFEIGASYELRDEDPQSGLGLRVESGILNSVPLINFGLRAHFSYFSDENTVNRDTFSYDRDIQNYDYGVALTAGMGVGLVEPYVGLGLGSETVDLKTSDFQGAGQRPQNDRESNIYWNTFAGAKVTIIPLVKPFVEYRFTGRDLEMPDLEDKTGRIMFGVVLSL; the protein is encoded by the coding sequence ATGCTTAAACGACTTTTTACCTTATTTGCCCTCGTACTTTTTACAAGCCCAGTATTTGCTCAATTTGAAATTGGAGCTTCCTATGAATTACGAGATGAAGATCCACAAAGCGGACTGGGACTGCGTGTAGAGTCTGGAATTTTAAACAGTGTGCCGTTAATTAACTTTGGCCTCCGTGCGCATTTCAGTTATTTCAGTGACGAAAACACGGTGAACAGAGATACCTTTAGTTACGATCGTGATATTCAGAACTATGATTATGGCGTTGCACTTACCGCTGGTATGGGCGTTGGACTGGTAGAACCTTATGTTGGTTTAGGCCTAGGTTCAGAAACAGTGGATTTAAAAACCAGTGATTTTCAAGGAGCAGGTCAACGTCCACAAAATGATCGTGAGTCGAATATCTACTGGAATACATTTGCAGGTGCGAAGGTGACCATTATTCCGCTAGTAAAACCCTTTGTTGAATACCGATTTACAGGGCGCGATTTAGAGATGCCCGACTTAGAAGATAAAACAGGTCGAATTATGTTTGGCGTGGTGTTGAGTCTCTAA
- a CDS encoding response regulator, with the protein MDRKQKTVMIVEDDLILNLLYESYLEKLGYGAEGELVYGKTAIEVAKRINPDLILMDISLEGDMDGISAMLEIRKFSDVPVIYITGNSDPYHVERAKETNYLDYLVKPIEFDVLRKSIEKNFEKLSK; encoded by the coding sequence ATGGACAGAAAGCAGAAAACCGTAATGATTGTTGAGGATGACTTAATCCTTAACCTACTTTACGAGAGTTACTTAGAGAAATTGGGGTATGGAGCAGAAGGCGAACTAGTGTATGGTAAAACAGCAATAGAAGTCGCCAAACGAATCAATCCTGATCTTATATTAATGGATATCTCACTGGAAGGCGATATGGATGGTATTTCTGCTATGTTAGAAATCCGCAAATTCTCAGATGTACCGGTAATCTACATTACGGGTAACTCAGATCCGTACCATGTTGAGCGCGCCAAAGAAACCAATTACCTTGATTATTTAGTAAAGCCGATTGAATTCGATGTACTAAGGAAGTCCATCGAAAAAAACTTCGAGAAACTATCCAAATAA
- a CDS encoding sensor histidine kinase has translation MMSILVVFVVLGIFMLASIVVTTNSLSALRGFASFQTVWTSARKEAAFQLVNYLKTKDEQYKTKFDSSLQVIKKAEHIRHELLKDDTDRDTVRTMFLETYTIPFDVDRMITTFENFHDFPDFKESIAIWDTSDRLIKDLELISATADSMFLHGSPSEAEIEDMIKQAVSLDAELTGMQFRLSRSLASGTQFLNFIIYVVTVTLAVILIVTGGALLFRFMSSLGKWKREIEFSEQQFRSLFDHNPNAVFSVSMEGKIMDANAALEKTLGYSLEVIKRANVAQFIKKSELDKVLTYFELTVKGEPQTYETVVLHHNHNEVFVEVTTVPIIIDGVMQGVYGIVHDITERKLSDKVIKDQLVEKTHLLSEIHDRVKNNLALVSTLIQLQHNALEHPELDLHYQNTLSRIRSMALIHEQLYHNENFSSIKINDYIKTLTDSLIKKYQINPSELELNIEVEEVVLGIRQAIPTGLLLNELLTNAFKHGLKDGKGAIGISLKQQDGHILLQVVDHGVGLPVNYDFKKPKTLGLRLVSVLIKQLQADMVVANSKGVDYNIHYKIQDIKTQRFIQKPKLALN, from the coding sequence ATGATGAGTATTCTCGTCGTTTTTGTGGTTCTTGGGATTTTTATGCTTGCCTCCATCGTAGTTACTACTAACTCATTATCGGCGCTGAGAGGCTTTGCTTCCTTTCAAACAGTATGGACCAGTGCTCGTAAAGAAGCTGCTTTTCAACTAGTGAACTACCTCAAAACTAAAGATGAGCAGTATAAAACTAAGTTCGATAGTTCATTACAGGTCATAAAAAAAGCAGAACATATTCGGCATGAGCTTTTAAAAGACGACACTGATAGAGACACGGTTCGTACTATGTTTTTAGAAACATACACCATTCCTTTTGATGTGGATCGTATGATTACCACTTTCGAGAATTTTCATGATTTCCCGGATTTCAAAGAGTCGATAGCAATCTGGGATACTTCAGATCGGTTGATCAAAGACCTTGAGCTCATTTCAGCAACTGCAGATAGTATGTTTTTGCATGGGAGCCCATCTGAAGCTGAAATTGAAGATATGATCAAGCAGGCGGTTTCATTAGATGCAGAACTTACAGGAATGCAATTTCGGTTATCTAGGTCGCTAGCCTCAGGTACTCAGTTTCTGAATTTTATCATTTATGTGGTTACTGTAACGCTTGCAGTTATTCTTATTGTTACTGGCGGAGCACTATTATTCCGATTCATGAGTAGTTTAGGGAAATGGAAACGAGAGATTGAATTTAGTGAGCAACAGTTTAGATCCCTGTTCGATCACAACCCAAATGCGGTTTTCTCTGTATCTATGGAAGGTAAAATTATGGATGCCAATGCTGCCCTAGAGAAAACACTTGGTTATTCATTAGAGGTCATAAAACGAGCAAATGTGGCACAGTTCATTAAGAAGTCGGAATTAGATAAAGTATTGACCTATTTCGAACTTACTGTAAAGGGAGAGCCACAAACTTATGAAACGGTGGTGTTGCACCATAACCACAATGAGGTCTTTGTAGAAGTAACTACCGTGCCTATTATAATTGATGGAGTGATGCAGGGTGTGTACGGAATTGTACACGACATTACAGAACGAAAGCTTTCTGATAAGGTAATTAAGGATCAGCTTGTAGAAAAAACGCATCTGTTAAGTGAAATCCATGATCGCGTTAAAAACAACCTAGCTCTTGTAAGTACATTAATTCAGCTTCAACATAATGCACTCGAGCATCCAGAATTAGACCTCCATTACCAAAATACGTTATCTCGAATTCGATCTATGGCTCTGATTCATGAGCAGCTATACCATAACGAGAATTTTTCGAGCATTAAAATTAATGACTATATAAAAACGCTTACGGATAGTTTGATTAAGAAATATCAGATCAATCCAAGTGAGTTAGAGTTAAATATTGAAGTGGAAGAGGTAGTACTAGGTATCCGCCAAGCAATTCCAACAGGGCTATTGTTAAATGAGTTGCTCACCAATGCTTTTAAGCATGGACTAAAGGACGGAAAAGGAGCTATTGGTATTTCTCTAAAGCAACAAGATGGGCACATCCTCTTACAGGTGGTAGATCATGGAGTAGGCTTGCCCGTGAATTATGATTTTAAAAAACCTAAAACACTTGGTCTTCGCCTGGTGAGCGTATTGATCAAACAGCTACAAGCTGATATGGTAGTGGCGAATAGTAAAGGAGTTGATTACAACATTCATTACAAGATTCAGGATATAAAAACTCAACGCTTCATTCAAAAGCCAAAGCTTGCACTCAACTGA